In the Chryseobacterium sp. MYb264 genome, one interval contains:
- a CDS encoding helix-turn-helix domain-containing protein gives MKKDDHTLTKFKSLTEAHLFFDLPKPKHPLISLINETHNFLPPEKIAHRHVLGFYKISYKPRLGGKVEYGQDYYDFDQGGLLFAAPGQIMGGTGSGDTACSQYSLLIHPDFFLSYPLAKKIKQYGFFSYSIKETLHLSEDEKKTILSIFSFIESELNARIDDFSHDVMISQIELLLNYANRFYKRQFITRKATSSDLLQKFEILLDAYFEDETSLTKGIPTVSYLAENLNLSPSYLSDMLRSLTGQSTQQHIHERLINKAKEMLSTTRLSVGEVAYALGFEHSQSFSNLFKTKTNLSPLEFRKSFN, from the coding sequence ATGAAAAAAGACGATCATACACTCACCAAATTTAAGTCACTTACCGAGGCACATCTTTTCTTTGATTTGCCCAAACCCAAGCATCCGTTGATCAGTCTGATCAATGAAACGCATAATTTTTTGCCACCTGAGAAAATAGCTCATCGTCATGTTTTAGGTTTTTATAAAATTTCGTATAAACCAAGATTAGGCGGAAAAGTAGAGTATGGGCAGGATTATTACGACTTTGATCAGGGCGGTTTGTTATTCGCGGCACCGGGACAGATTATGGGCGGCACCGGCTCTGGAGATACGGCCTGTTCTCAATATTCGCTGCTGATTCATCCTGATTTCTTTCTGAGCTATCCTTTGGCTAAAAAAATCAAACAGTATGGTTTTTTCTCTTATTCAATTAAAGAAACTCTGCATCTTTCGGAGGATGAAAAGAAAACAATTCTCTCTATTTTCAGTTTTATTGAATCTGAATTAAATGCCAGAATAGACGATTTCAGTCATGATGTGATGATTTCTCAGATTGAATTATTGCTTAATTATGCCAATCGTTTTTATAAACGCCAGTTTATTACCCGAAAAGCAACAAGCAGTGATCTGTTGCAAAAGTTTGAAATATTGTTGGATGCTTATTTTGAAGATGAAACATCATTAACTAAAGGAATTCCAACGGTAAGTTATCTCGCAGAAAATCTGAATCTTTCTCCGAGTTATTTAAGCGATATGTTGCGTTCATTAACGGGACAAAGTACTCAACAGCATATTCATGAACGACTGATTAATAAAGCAAAAGAAATGCTTTCCACGACGCGTTTATCTGTTGGGGAAGTGGCTTATGCATTAGGTTTTGAACATTCACAATCGTTCAGTAATTTGTTCAAAACAAAAACCAACCTTTCTCCTTTGGAATTCAGAAAATCTTTTAATTGA
- a CDS encoding sugar O-acetyltransferase — protein MTEKEKCKQELMYNANDEQLTNERIAIKDLCQEYNQLKNSDTENRTQLIKKILGKTKENICIEPNFWCDYGYNIEVGENFYANHNLVILDCAKVTFGDNVFIGPNCSFYTANHPLDVKQRNAGLETAHPITVGDNVWFGGNVVVIPGVRIGNNSVIGAGSVVTKDIPDNVLAVGSPCKVIKKIEN, from the coding sequence ATGACGGAGAAAGAAAAATGTAAACAGGAGTTAATGTATAATGCAAATGATGAACAATTGACTAATGAAAGAATTGCCATCAAAGATTTATGTCAGGAATACAATCAACTGAAGAATTCTGATACCGAAAACAGAACTCAATTAATCAAAAAAATCCTGGGTAAAACAAAAGAAAATATCTGTATTGAACCCAACTTCTGGTGTGACTACGGCTATAATATTGAAGTGGGTGAGAACTTTTACGCCAATCATAATCTGGTGATTTTAGACTGTGCAAAAGTGACTTTTGGAGATAACGTCTTTATCGGTCCGAACTGCAGTTTTTATACAGCCAATCATCCTTTGGACGTAAAACAGAGAAATGCAGGTTTAGAAACTGCTCATCCTATAACCGTTGGAGATAACGTTTGGTTTGGAGGAAATGTGGTTGTTATTCCGGGAGTAAGAATTGGAAATAATTCAGTGATCGGAGCAGGAAGTGTGGTGACGAAGGATATTCCGGATAATGTATTAGCAGTCGGAAGCCCATGTAAAGTGATTAAAAAAATTGAAAATTAA
- a CDS encoding GLPGLI family protein — MKNINLLFLLLVSIFTTAQTNRFFYEYKFIPDSTNKADVKKEMMLLDIDKTGSKYYSHDKFVADSTQKADLEKQLKAGAGSINITKREKSGQVSYNVTKQYPDFTTYYFTRVSTDAYKVKEDKKPEWKILPEKQKIGEYNAQKATTNFGGRTWTAWFTTDLLFQDGPYKFYGLPGLIVKLEDSTGSHSMTLVGNKKVNSSTEKELELPGNVRLIGMGGKDIEVTKDQFRKVWKAYVNDPTKNMREMMMKNGNGTNVSFKVKNPDGREITDPNEVFRDMEKKTKENLKKNNNQIEPDLFK, encoded by the coding sequence ATGAAAAATATTAATCTACTTTTTTTATTGCTAGTAAGCATTTTTACAACTGCTCAAACCAATAGATTTTTTTATGAATATAAATTTATTCCCGATTCTACAAATAAGGCAGACGTAAAAAAAGAAATGATGCTTTTAGATATTGATAAAACAGGTTCTAAATATTACAGCCATGATAAATTTGTTGCAGATTCTACTCAAAAAGCAGATTTAGAAAAGCAGTTAAAAGCGGGAGCGGGAAGTATTAATATTACTAAGAGAGAAAAATCCGGGCAGGTTTCTTATAACGTGACCAAACAGTATCCGGATTTTACAACCTATTATTTCACAAGAGTTTCAACAGACGCTTATAAGGTAAAAGAAGATAAAAAACCTGAATGGAAAATTCTTCCTGAAAAACAGAAAATTGGTGAATATAATGCACAAAAGGCAACGACAAATTTTGGAGGAAGAACCTGGACGGCTTGGTTTACAACAGACCTTCTTTTTCAGGACGGACCGTATAAATTCTATGGTTTACCAGGTTTAATTGTGAAATTAGAAGATTCTACAGGTTCTCACAGTATGACTTTGGTTGGAAATAAAAAAGTAAATTCTTCGACGGAAAAAGAACTTGAACTTCCGGGAAATGTAAGACTAATCGGGATGGGCGGAAAAGATATTGAAGTAACGAAAGATCAGTTCAGAAAAGTTTGGAAAGCCTATGTAAACGATCCGACAAAAAATATGAGAGAAATGATGATGAAAAACGGAAACGGAACCAATGTTTCTTTCAAAGTGAAAAATCCTGACGGAAGAGAAATTACCGATCCAAACGAAGTCTTCAGAGATATGGAGAAAAAAACAAAGGAAAATTTAAAAAAGAACAACAATCAGATAGAACCAGATTTGTTCAAATAA
- a CDS encoding M56 family metallopeptidase — METVLLYFGKVILCSGVMFLYYQLSLKDKTFHHYNRFYLLAAMLISLLLPLITIEDFTIEVSNDWYALIDRVQNFNSTKNISNDHIYFRIIFSALGLVSLYFLGKLLFGIFRIQQLKNQFKKESFDGINFYHTDLTEAPFSYFRNLFWKTSITLNSDVGKQILKHEMVHIEQKHSFDKIFMEIITAVFWFNPFFHIIKKEISLIHEYLADKKAVKQSDTKAFAQMLLASHFSGNQLPATSPFLSSNLKKRLKMLQKPQTKFGYARRIFALPVVFSVAFAYLVNAKNQEIKATNIEIEKAVSQIKKDTITPKKAKEVEVIAPKLAKRAETQQKLNDLSKKLEEKSVALKNLKPESKEFKKNVDELGALSAEIGKIASSQDFKVAYSMNNDDVKKINEFFKSDEWKNKVSELKNMNFEIPEIPEMNFDFPDAPPSPPNAPKAPNAPKVKVYSFNDTKWSPSQDMIFKSEERREESASTAKKRAKLEKERAKLDEKRAKLEGERAKLEAERRALDGNRKMYIYSNSVHTFPKTMKINADNIVIHRGQSMIANGVKSIDGDMEGIKYFINGREASESEFKVLDPQNIKSVTVNKNHTNGKKSGEIRVETK; from the coding sequence ATGGAAACTGTACTTCTATACTTCGGCAAAGTTATTTTATGCTCCGGTGTAATGTTTTTGTATTATCAGTTGTCTTTAAAAGACAAGACCTTTCATCACTACAACAGATTTTATCTCTTGGCTGCGATGTTGATATCGTTATTGCTTCCTTTAATAACCATCGAGGATTTTACGATTGAGGTAAGCAATGATTGGTATGCGTTAATAGATAGGGTACAGAATTTTAACTCAACTAAAAACATAAGCAATGACCACATTTATTTTAGAATTATTTTTTCAGCTTTGGGATTGGTTTCTCTCTATTTTTTAGGGAAATTACTATTTGGGATCTTCAGGATTCAACAGCTTAAAAATCAGTTTAAAAAAGAAAGCTTTGATGGGATTAATTTCTATCATACAGATCTTACAGAAGCACCGTTTTCGTATTTCAGAAACCTGTTCTGGAAGACTTCTATTACTTTGAATTCCGATGTCGGGAAGCAGATTTTGAAGCACGAAATGGTTCATATTGAACAGAAACACTCCTTCGATAAAATTTTTATGGAGATTATTACTGCTGTTTTCTGGTTCAATCCGTTTTTTCATATCATTAAAAAAGAAATCAGTTTAATTCACGAATATCTGGCCGATAAAAAGGCTGTAAAACAATCGGACACGAAAGCATTTGCGCAGATGCTTTTAGCAAGCCACTTTTCCGGAAACCAGTTGCCTGCGACCAGTCCGTTTTTAAGTTCAAATCTAAAAAAACGACTCAAAATGTTACAAAAACCTCAAACCAAATTCGGGTATGCGCGTAGAATTTTTGCATTACCGGTAGTATTTTCTGTAGCCTTTGCTTATTTGGTAAATGCTAAAAATCAAGAAATTAAAGCAACCAATATAGAAATAGAGAAAGCGGTTTCTCAGATCAAAAAAGATACCATTACGCCTAAAAAAGCGAAAGAAGTGGAAGTTATTGCTCCAAAATTAGCTAAAAGAGCAGAAACTCAACAAAAGCTGAATGATCTGAGTAAAAAGCTTGAAGAAAAAAGTGTGGCTTTAAAAAACTTAAAACCTGAAAGTAAGGAGTTTAAGAAAAATGTTGATGAACTTGGTGCTTTATCAGCTGAGATCGGAAAAATTGCAAGCTCTCAGGATTTTAAAGTAGCATATAGCATGAATAATGACGATGTGAAAAAAATCAATGAATTTTTTAAATCTGATGAATGGAAGAACAAAGTTTCAGAATTGAAAAATATGAATTTTGAAATTCCAGAAATTCCGGAAATGAATTTTGATTTTCCTGATGCTCCGCCTTCACCGCCGAATGCTCCAAAAGCTCCGAATGCGCCTAAAGTAAAAGTCTATAGCTTTAATGATACAAAATGGTCTCCTAGCCAAGATATGATTTTTAAGTCTGAAGAAAGAAGAGAAGAATCGGCATCCACTGCAAAAAAAAGAGCTAAACTTGAAAAAGAACGAGCAAAATTAGACGAGAAAAGAGCAAAACTGGAGGGTGAAAGAGCGAAGTTGGAAGCTGAAAGAAGAGCATTAGACGGAAACAGAAAAATGTATATTTATAGTAATTCGGTACATACATTTCCTAAAACCATGAAAATAAATGCTGATAATATTGTTATTCATAGAGGGCAGTCTATGATCGCTAATGGTGTGAAAAGCATTGATGGTGATATGGAAGGAATAAAATATTTCATCAATGGAAGAGAAGCTTCTGAATCTGAATTTAAAGTGTTGGATCCGCAAAACATAAAAAGTGTTACGGTGAATAAAAATCATACAAACGGAAAAAAATCCGGAGAAATAAGAGTTGAAACAAAATAA
- a CDS encoding YdeI/OmpD-associated family protein, translated as MKNNHFTTQLQLIGINPFVFIPEEILNQIFETSGRTKSPIPVKGSVNGKEFRQNLMKYLGEWRLYINLTMLKDSPKRIGETIEIFVEFDDADRTISIHPKLDQAIKNHPVALANFENLIPSRKLELIRYINNLKTEASVQRNIEKIIKHLHGEADFFGKTINSKPS; from the coding sequence ATGAAAAATAACCACTTCACTACCCAGCTCCAACTCATCGGCATCAATCCTTTTGTATTCATTCCCGAAGAAATTTTAAACCAAATTTTCGAAACCTCAGGAAGGACTAAAAGTCCGATTCCTGTAAAAGGAAGTGTAAACGGGAAAGAATTCAGGCAAAATTTAATGAAATATTTAGGCGAATGGAGGTTGTATATTAATCTGACGATGCTAAAGGACTCCCCAAAAAGAATTGGCGAAACCATTGAAATTTTTGTAGAATTTGACGATGCTGACCGAACGATTTCTATTCATCCGAAGCTGGATCAGGCGATAAAAAATCACCCTGTTGCCTTGGCCAATTTTGAAAATTTAATTCCCTCTAGAAAATTAGAGTTAATTCGTTATATCAATAATCTAAAAACCGAAGCGAGCGTTCAACGAAATATCGAAAAAATTATCAAACACCTTCATGGTGAAGCTGATTTCTTTGGAAAAACAATTAATTCAAAACCATCATAA
- the fsa gene encoding fructose-6-phosphate aldolase codes for MKFFIDTANLEQIKEAKDLGILDGVTTNPSLMAKEGIQGAEAIKNHYKAICEIVDGDISAEVLSTTYEEMIKEGEELAAIHPNIVVKIPMIKDGIKALKYFSDKGIRTNCTLIFSPGQALLAAKAGATYVSPFLGRLDDITTDGLNLIQEIRLIFDNYMYETEILAASIRHSMHIIDCAKIGADVITSPLPPILSLLKHPLTDSGLAQFISDSQKLA; via the coding sequence ATGAAATTTTTTATTGACACAGCCAACTTAGAGCAAATCAAAGAAGCAAAAGACCTTGGAATTCTTGATGGAGTAACAACCAACCCGTCATTAATGGCAAAAGAAGGTATTCAGGGAGCTGAAGCGATCAAAAATCACTATAAAGCTATTTGCGAAATTGTAGACGGAGATATTTCTGCGGAAGTACTTTCAACAACTTACGAAGAAATGATTAAAGAAGGGGAAGAATTGGCAGCGATCCACCCGAATATCGTGGTTAAAATCCCAATGATCAAGGATGGAATCAAAGCATTAAAATATTTTTCTGATAAAGGAATCAGAACCAACTGCACATTGATCTTCTCCCCGGGACAGGCTCTTTTAGCAGCTAAAGCAGGTGCAACTTATGTTTCTCCATTCCTGGGAAGACTGGATGATATTACAACAGACGGATTAAACCTGATCCAGGAAATCAGACTGATCTTTGATAATTATATGTATGAAACTGAAATTTTAGCGGCTTCTATCCGTCATTCAATGCATATCATTGATTGTGCTAAAATCGGAGCAGACGTGATCACTTCACCACTGCCTCCCATCTTAAGCTTGCTAAAACACCCGTTAACAGACAGCGGATTAGCTCAGTTTATCTCTGATTCTCAGAAACTGGCTTAA
- a CDS encoding tetratricopeptide repeat protein yields MNTKNLFLGLLLTGSVGFVNAQTTTDSTNNTAAVSQAGNPTIEGLKKQIETNPKDTEALAKLAAAYQESSDWTNAVDTWKKISVLLPDWAPSYYSQAYAYQSAKDDANAKIAYEKYIATVKPEEVEQNKKNLAYAYFYLAFSEQKSDPNKAKEHIAKSIQYDPSNQDAVKLNQVLNS; encoded by the coding sequence ATGAACACGAAAAACCTTTTCTTAGGTTTATTATTGACAGGAAGTGTAGGTTTTGTAAATGCACAAACGACAACAGATAGCACAAATAATACAGCTGCAGTAAGCCAGGCAGGAAATCCTACGATTGAAGGTCTTAAAAAACAGATTGAAACCAATCCTAAAGATACGGAAGCGTTGGCTAAATTAGCAGCAGCTTATCAAGAGTCTTCAGACTGGACAAATGCAGTAGATACATGGAAAAAAATATCAGTTTTATTACCAGATTGGGCTCCGTCATATTATAGCCAGGCCTACGCTTATCAATCTGCAAAAGATGATGCAAACGCGAAAATAGCGTATGAGAAATATATTGCGACCGTAAAACCTGAAGAAGTTGAGCAAAATAAGAAGAATCTGGCGTATGCCTATTTCTATCTAGCTTTCTCTGAACAGAAAAGCGATCCGAACAAAGCGAAAGAGCATATTGCAAAATCAATACAATATGACCCAAGCAATCAGGACGCAGTAAAACTTAATCAGGTTTTAAATTCGTAG
- a CDS encoding GLPGLI family protein has protein sequence MKKTVLVLFLFLGIFSNAQYQRFVYEYKFAIDSTAKDKVETELMNLDIAPKGSKFYSKDYQEADSLMHAFIEKQVKSGNNDFSLKGVGYKGKLRYSVEKSYPDYAVSFINSIGNEEYLVQDSRVPQWKILSDKDKIGNFSVQKAVCDFLGRRWTAWFTTELPIQDGPYKFHGLPGMIVKIEDQSHSHTFELKGVKKLDTAQEWISGKDKKRYNPLINVDENKFKKVYSEYTKDPMKGLRQMLNNGTIVEMRDDNGKVMDTNKMLRDDEKRAKEKLKKENNILELDLLK, from the coding sequence ATGAAAAAAACAGTTTTAGTCCTCTTCTTGTTTCTGGGGATATTTTCCAATGCTCAGTATCAGCGTTTTGTTTATGAATATAAATTTGCAATAGATTCCACAGCGAAAGATAAGGTGGAAACAGAGTTGATGAATCTGGATATTGCGCCTAAGGGATCAAAGTTTTACAGTAAGGATTACCAAGAAGCCGACTCTCTGATGCATGCATTTATCGAAAAACAGGTAAAATCAGGAAACAATGATTTTAGTTTGAAAGGAGTAGGATATAAAGGTAAATTGAGATATTCTGTCGAAAAAAGTTATCCCGATTATGCCGTAAGCTTTATTAATTCAATTGGTAATGAAGAGTATTTGGTACAGGATTCCAGAGTACCTCAGTGGAAAATTCTTTCAGATAAAGATAAAATAGGAAATTTTTCTGTTCAGAAGGCAGTCTGTGATTTTTTAGGGAGACGTTGGACAGCGTGGTTTACAACGGAATTACCTATTCAGGATGGCCCCTATAAATTTCATGGTCTGCCGGGAATGATTGTGAAAATAGAAGATCAAAGCCATTCTCATACTTTTGAACTGAAAGGAGTAAAAAAGCTTGATACCGCACAGGAGTGGATAAGCGGAAAGGATAAAAAAAGATATAACCCTCTTATTAACGTTGATGAAAACAAATTTAAAAAAGTATATAGCGAATACACTAAAGATCCAATGAAAGGGCTACGGCAGATGCTTAACAACGGTACGATCGTTGAAATGAGGGACGATAACGGAAAGGTAATGGATACCAACAAAATGCTTCGTGATGATGAAAAAAGAGCCAAAGAAAAGCTGAAAAAAGAGAATAATATTTTAGAACTCGATTTGTTGAAATAA
- a CDS encoding BlaI/MecI/CopY family transcriptional regulator produces the protein MKIQTLTKAEEQVMQYLWKLEKGFLKDILDLFPEPKPHTNTVSTILKVLKDKEFVDYSVYGRQHEYFPMITQEQYSGKTMKSLVKNYFKGSYKSAVSFLVEKNEMTVEDLEMLLNELKEKN, from the coding sequence ATGAAAATTCAGACTTTAACAAAAGCAGAAGAACAGGTGATGCAGTATTTATGGAAATTGGAGAAAGGATTTCTCAAAGATATTCTTGATCTTTTTCCTGAGCCAAAACCGCACACCAATACGGTTTCTACCATTTTAAAAGTATTGAAAGACAAAGAGTTTGTAGATTACAGTGTCTATGGTAGACAGCACGAATATTTTCCGATGATTACTCAAGAACAATATTCGGGAAAGACAATGAAAAGTCTTGTGAAAAACTATTTTAAAGGTTCTTACAAAAGTGCCGTCTCTTTCCTTGTTGAGAAGAACGAAATGACGGTAGAAGATCTTGAAATGCTTCTAAACGAACTCAAAGAAAAAAACTAA